A DNA window from Pseudarthrobacter sp. W1I19 contains the following coding sequences:
- a CDS encoding endonuclease domain-containing protein gives MDISKALEHCGGAARRPVLARLGVDDAALRRAVRGGLLQPERGLYALPTASPELVAVLRNRELLTCSSAASHYSLWCLPSAGPRHVYHRREEAVRGEAVHHAGLLLPPGTIRPVAALADVLIHALRCLPFAESLVMVECAVGRGDMTVEFLRQRLPGRRNGKARAVLQWVDRGADSLLETLARTYFRQAGIAVQPQAYLERVGYVDLLLNGWLVVELDGRHHADWNQVKRDHRRNNESVLQGYTALRYYYADVVHTPEAMVSEVLAVLGRRR, from the coding sequence ATGGACATCTCAAAAGCCTTAGAGCACTGCGGCGGCGCCGCCCGCCGGCCCGTACTCGCCCGGCTTGGTGTGGATGATGCAGCCCTTCGCCGGGCTGTCCGCGGCGGCCTTTTGCAGCCGGAGCGCGGACTCTATGCGCTTCCGACGGCGTCTCCGGAGCTGGTTGCGGTGCTGCGGAACCGGGAACTGCTGACGTGCTCCAGTGCTGCGTCACACTACAGCCTCTGGTGCCTGCCGTCTGCGGGACCCCGCCATGTATATCACCGGAGGGAAGAGGCTGTCAGGGGCGAGGCTGTCCACCACGCCGGACTGCTGCTTCCGCCTGGCACAATCCGTCCAGTTGCGGCCCTGGCCGATGTCCTGATTCATGCCCTGCGTTGCCTGCCGTTTGCTGAGTCCTTGGTCATGGTTGAGTGCGCTGTGGGGAGAGGAGACATGACCGTTGAGTTCCTTCGCCAGCGGCTTCCGGGCCGGCGCAACGGCAAGGCGAGGGCTGTCCTGCAGTGGGTGGACCGGGGTGCGGACTCCCTCCTTGAAACGCTGGCGCGGACGTACTTCCGTCAGGCAGGTATCGCCGTTCAACCGCAGGCCTACCTGGAGCGGGTGGGGTACGTTGACCTGCTGCTGAATGGGTGGCTGGTGGTTGAGCTGGATGGCAGGCACCATGCCGACTGGAACCAGGTCAAAAGGGACCACCGGCGGAACAACGAGTCGGTGCTGCAGGGATATACGGCGCTCCGGTATTACTACGCTGACGTGGTGCACACGCCCGAAGCCATGGTCAGTGAAGTCTTGGCCGTGCTCGGGCGGCGGCGGTAG
- a CDS encoding HU family DNA-binding protein, which translates to MAKNRSELVAEVAGKAGTSQAAVNSVLDALFEVFETSVAAGEKITIPGWLAVERTDRAARTGRNPQTGETIQIAAGHSVKLTAGSKLKAAVSSKK; encoded by the coding sequence ATGGCTAAGAACCGTAGTGAACTTGTTGCAGAGGTAGCGGGCAAGGCCGGCACCAGCCAGGCAGCCGTCAACTCCGTCCTCGACGCACTGTTCGAGGTTTTCGAGACTTCTGTCGCCGCGGGCGAGAAGATCACCATCCCGGGCTGGCTCGCCGTTGAGCGCACCGACCGCGCAGCACGCACCGGCCGCAACCCCCAGACGGGCGAGACCATCCAGATCGCGGCTGGCCACAGCGTCAAGCTGACCGCCGGCTCCAAGCTGAAGGCTGCTGTCTCCAGCAAGAAGTAA
- a CDS encoding cytochrome c oxidase assembly protein, giving the protein MPSAANPPSTTTPPVPGKGAPGQGSSALGVSKGWQLAGLGALLLALVAALLFSGAAAAREVSDPGALVRWGLPVTKAIHNVSVATVIGGLIFAVGILPRSLTRRNRGEDNGAEGAEHPAFTRALAIAAAAGAAWTLSAIAVLVLTYADVAGQAVSGDAQFTQALVYFMTDIETGRAWLAVTIIAAVVTTALFGVRSLGGLALTLILALIGLVPTALIGHSSSSSDHEGAINSLGLHLVGVSTWVGGIIMLALLSGILTGPKAGASTDTTEATLRRFSSLAGFAFVLVFASGIINASIRITSWGDLVGSPYGQLILAKSAATLVLGGIGFMHRQWVIPQLGARGSTMSSRRVLWQLVLAEFLVMGATSGIAVALGRSAPPQPATFAPDASPAFILSGYELPPELTPERWLTEWRLDWLWIAVALFGLASYFLGVARIYRRGDKWQWFRSVNWVIGLLVLTYITSGPPSVYGRVLFSAHMVDHMALTMVAPIFLVLGAPVTLALRALPPRADGSRGPREWLLVFVHSRFSQVVTHPIFAAANFAGSIVLFYYSGLFGFAMREHVGHELMILHFLLTGYIFILSMIGTDPLPRRAPYPMRLLLLLATMGFHAFFGVAIMGGTNLLAADYFGNLGRAWGQSALLDQQTGGAVAWGIGEVPTLLVAIGVAIMWSRSDQRETKRVDRAADRNNDADLTAYNDMFAKLAERDARLAERNKTEGR; this is encoded by the coding sequence GTGCCTTCTGCCGCAAACCCCCCATCCACAACAACCCCGCCAGTTCCCGGTAAGGGAGCACCGGGGCAGGGCAGCAGTGCGCTGGGCGTCTCCAAGGGATGGCAGCTGGCCGGCCTGGGGGCACTCCTCCTGGCCCTTGTGGCAGCTCTCCTTTTTTCCGGCGCAGCGGCCGCCCGTGAGGTCTCGGATCCCGGCGCCCTGGTGCGCTGGGGCCTGCCTGTCACCAAGGCCATCCACAACGTCTCAGTGGCCACGGTCATCGGCGGCCTCATCTTCGCAGTTGGCATCCTCCCCAGAAGTCTGACCCGGCGCAACCGCGGCGAGGATAACGGCGCCGAGGGCGCAGAACATCCAGCCTTCACCCGTGCGCTGGCCATCGCCGCGGCGGCGGGTGCAGCGTGGACGCTGTCCGCGATCGCCGTCCTGGTGCTCACTTACGCTGACGTGGCAGGCCAGGCAGTCTCCGGCGACGCCCAGTTCACGCAGGCGCTGGTCTACTTCATGACGGACATTGAGACGGGCCGGGCCTGGCTCGCCGTAACCATCATCGCCGCCGTGGTGACAACAGCCCTGTTCGGCGTCAGGTCCCTGGGCGGCCTGGCGCTGACCCTGATCCTGGCCCTCATCGGCCTGGTACCCACGGCCCTGATTGGACACTCCTCCAGCTCCTCAGACCACGAGGGTGCCATCAACTCCCTTGGCCTGCACCTGGTAGGCGTCAGCACCTGGGTGGGCGGCATCATCATGCTGGCGCTCCTGTCCGGGATCCTCACCGGCCCCAAGGCCGGCGCTTCAACTGACACCACAGAAGCAACACTCCGCAGGTTCTCCTCACTGGCCGGGTTCGCCTTCGTGCTGGTCTTCGCCTCGGGCATCATCAACGCAAGCATCCGCATCACCAGCTGGGGCGACCTTGTTGGTTCTCCGTACGGCCAGCTGATCCTGGCCAAGTCCGCCGCCACCCTGGTGCTGGGCGGAATCGGGTTTATGCACCGGCAGTGGGTCATCCCGCAGCTGGGTGCCAGGGGTTCCACCATGTCCTCGCGCCGCGTCCTGTGGCAGCTGGTCCTGGCCGAATTCCTGGTGATGGGTGCAACGTCCGGCATCGCCGTGGCCCTGGGCCGCTCCGCACCGCCACAGCCCGCCACGTTTGCCCCCGACGCTTCACCTGCATTCATCCTCAGCGGCTACGAGCTCCCTCCGGAGCTGACCCCCGAACGCTGGCTGACGGAATGGCGGCTCGACTGGCTGTGGATTGCCGTGGCGCTGTTCGGGCTGGCCTCCTACTTCCTCGGCGTCGCCAGAATCTACCGCCGCGGAGACAAGTGGCAGTGGTTCCGGTCGGTGAACTGGGTGATCGGCCTGCTGGTGCTCACCTACATCACGTCCGGGCCGCCGTCGGTCTATGGCCGCGTCCTGTTCTCCGCGCACATGGTGGACCACATGGCGCTGACCATGGTGGCGCCCATCTTCCTGGTGCTCGGAGCACCCGTGACCCTGGCACTAAGGGCACTGCCGCCCCGCGCGGACGGTTCACGCGGCCCGCGCGAGTGGCTGCTGGTGTTTGTCCACTCCAGGTTCTCGCAGGTCGTCACGCACCCGATCTTCGCCGCTGCCAACTTCGCCGGCTCGATCGTGCTGTTCTACTACTCGGGCCTGTTCGGGTTCGCCATGCGCGAGCACGTGGGGCACGAGCTGATGATCCTGCACTTCCTGCTCACTGGATACATCTTCATCCTGAGCATGATCGGCACGGACCCGCTGCCGCGCCGTGCGCCGTATCCCATGCGGCTGCTGCTGCTCCTGGCCACTATGGGCTTCCACGCTTTCTTCGGCGTCGCCATCATGGGCGGGACCAACCTCCTGGCCGCGGACTACTTCGGCAACCTGGGCCGGGCATGGGGCCAGTCCGCGCTGCTGGACCAGCAGACGGGCGGGGCCGTCGCCTGGGGCATCGGTGAGGTGCCCACACTCCTGGTGGCCATCGGCGTGGCCATCATGTGGTCGCGCTCGGACCAGCGGGAGACCAAACGCGTGGACCGGGCGGCGGACAGGAATAACGACGCCGATCTCACCGCTTACAACGATATGTTTGCCAAATTGGCCGAACGCGACGCCAGGCTGGCCGAACGAAACAAGACGGAAGGACGCTGA
- a CDS encoding NHL domain-containing thioredoxin family protein: MSETVRTHLRVRASELVGRNWLNTGGKSLDLEALRGKIVLLDFWTFCCINCLHVLDELRPLEEQYSDVLVTVGVHSPKFEHEADPVALAAAVERYEIHHPVLDDPELETWKAYTARAWPTLVVIDPEGYIVAHLSGEGHADGLAVLIPELIAEHEAKGTLHRGSGPYVAPEPTSGTLRFPGKALFLPAGRGSASDGADDGGTAAGAAASNGAEKGSWLVTDTGHHRLVELDTDFQTVLGTYGSGTKGYVDGPAAGGDATARFNEPQGLVLLPEDVAAKAGYDVVIADSVNHRLRGLSLTDGKASTVAGNGVQRLLETGPARVDEDAAGFTGRLSEHPLEVSLSSPWDLVWSGKLNAVVIAMAGTHQIFSFDPLTGAVAIVAGNGLEGLLDGPAHEAWFAQPSGLAEDADGNIWVADSETSALRKLVVGDDGAVTVESAVGKGLFDFGFRDGPATEARLQHPLGVTVLPDGSVAIADTYNGAVRRYDPSNGTVSTLARGLLEPSDVIVDHTESAGSEPLLVVVEANQHQLVYVPIPKEAQQVDEGASQTHRPKSPVAPGPLELTVRFTAPTGQKLDDRWGDPTQLKISSTPPELLVSGGGTSVGLLRTLELSSDVPEGILHITARAAACDGPETEDGEIPDHAACHLYQQDWGIPVLLQADGDTELVLDLRGMD, from the coding sequence ATGAGCGAAACCGTACGCACCCACCTCCGGGTCCGAGCCTCCGAACTGGTGGGCCGTAACTGGTTGAACACCGGCGGCAAATCCTTGGACCTCGAAGCCCTCCGCGGCAAGATCGTGCTGCTGGATTTCTGGACGTTCTGCTGCATCAACTGCCTGCACGTCCTGGACGAGCTGCGGCCGCTCGAGGAGCAGTATTCCGACGTCCTGGTCACCGTAGGCGTCCATTCGCCCAAGTTCGAGCATGAGGCGGATCCCGTGGCCCTGGCTGCCGCCGTGGAACGCTACGAGATCCACCACCCGGTCCTGGATGACCCGGAGCTGGAGACCTGGAAGGCCTACACCGCCCGCGCCTGGCCCACCCTGGTGGTCATCGACCCCGAGGGCTACATCGTGGCGCACCTCTCCGGTGAGGGCCACGCGGACGGGCTCGCGGTACTGATCCCCGAGCTCATCGCGGAGCATGAGGCCAAGGGCACGCTGCACCGCGGGTCCGGCCCGTATGTCGCGCCGGAGCCCACATCAGGCACCTTGCGCTTCCCCGGCAAGGCACTCTTCCTGCCCGCCGGGCGCGGGTCAGCATCGGACGGAGCGGACGACGGCGGTACTGCAGCGGGTGCCGCAGCTTCCAACGGTGCCGAAAAGGGTTCCTGGCTGGTCACCGACACCGGCCACCACCGCCTGGTGGAACTGGACACCGACTTCCAAACCGTTCTCGGAACCTACGGCTCCGGCACCAAAGGCTACGTTGACGGCCCTGCCGCCGGCGGCGACGCCACCGCCCGGTTCAACGAGCCGCAGGGCCTGGTCCTGCTGCCGGAAGACGTGGCTGCCAAGGCGGGCTACGACGTCGTGATTGCGGACTCGGTCAACCACCGGCTCCGCGGCCTTTCGCTCACGGACGGCAAGGCCTCCACGGTGGCCGGCAATGGAGTGCAGCGCCTGCTGGAAACCGGCCCGGCCCGGGTTGACGAGGACGCCGCAGGATTCACCGGGCGCCTGAGTGAACACCCGCTGGAAGTCTCCCTGAGCTCGCCGTGGGATCTTGTGTGGTCCGGGAAGCTCAACGCCGTGGTGATCGCCATGGCCGGCACGCACCAGATCTTCAGCTTCGACCCGCTGACCGGTGCGGTAGCCATTGTTGCCGGCAACGGACTGGAGGGGCTGCTGGACGGGCCTGCCCACGAGGCCTGGTTCGCGCAGCCCTCCGGCCTGGCCGAGGACGCTGACGGCAACATCTGGGTGGCAGATTCCGAGACGTCAGCACTTCGCAAGCTGGTGGTTGGCGACGACGGCGCCGTCACGGTGGAATCCGCGGTAGGCAAGGGCCTGTTCGACTTCGGCTTCCGCGACGGCCCGGCCACGGAAGCCCGGCTCCAGCACCCCCTGGGCGTGACGGTCCTGCCCGATGGTTCCGTGGCAATCGCGGATACCTACAACGGTGCCGTCCGGCGTTACGACCCCTCCAACGGTACGGTCTCCACCCTTGCCCGCGGACTGCTCGAGCCCTCGGACGTGATCGTGGACCACACGGAGTCGGCCGGCTCGGAGCCGCTGCTGGTGGTGGTGGAAGCAAACCAGCACCAGCTCGTGTACGTGCCCATCCCCAAGGAAGCACAGCAGGTGGACGAGGGCGCGTCGCAGACCCACCGGCCCAAGAGCCCGGTAGCGCCCGGCCCGCTGGAGCTGACGGTCCGGTTCACTGCCCCCACCGGGCAGAAGCTGGATGACCGCTGGGGCGATCCCACCCAGCTGAAGATTTCATCCACGCCGCCCGAGCTGCTGGTGTCCGGCGGCGGAACCTCTGTGGGACTGCTCCGGACCCTCGAACTGTCCTCCGACGTGCCCGAAGGTATCCTGCACATCACGGCCCGCGCCGCGGCATGCGACGGCCCGGAAACCGAGGACGGCGAGATCCCGGACCACGCGGCCTGCCACCTCTACCAGCAGGACTGGGGCATCCCGGTGCTGCTCCAGGCCGACGGCGATACTGAGCTGGTGCTGGACCTGCGCGGCATGGACTGA